In Nitratireductor mangrovi, the genomic window TTTGTGTCTTCCGTCTTCCCAGAGAATGCTGCCAAATTTTGTGAACAGGTCGGCCAGGGAATTTTCTCGCACCGCATGAATTTTTTTCTGCCATTCCTGCGAGTAGGAGGTCGAGAAGGCTCCTACGGCGACGGAAGGTCCAGATTCTGAAGTATGCTGCGGATGCCCCATGTCACTCCGGTCAGCCCCGCTCCCTGATAGGCAAGCCATACAATGTTGCGTGGATCGAGGTGATCACGCAAGAAATTTTGTTGGCTGGCCAACAAGTAGGCCATGGGGCTAGGCTTTCTTTTGAGTTCCCGGGCCGACGCGCTCGTCTCGCCCTGCCATTTCCAGAGGGCCCGATCGCATTGCATAAGGGCCGCTCATCAACGAAAGAGGCCCGGCGGTTTCCCGCCGGGCCCTTCTTGTTCATCCAATCAGCATCAGCCGATTAGAAGTAGCGCGTGAAGCGCAGGAAGCCCGAGATCGTGCCGTCCGGATCCAGCGGAGCCGGGGTGGCCGGAGCGCGGAACGCACCGACATCGTCGTAGTGCAGTTCGGCGCGGACCTCGAAGTCCTGAACCGGGAACCACACCAGCGAGACTTCCGCACCCCAGGCGTCGACGCCCGAGAGCGCGTCCGTCGTGGCGTAGTAGAGGTCGTTCCACCACTGGAACGCCACCGACGCGCCGAAGGTGGCGGTGAACTGGTGGTTATAGGACACCAGCACGTTCCACTCGGAGCCGCCGTAGTAGCTCTCGGCCGTCGGGCCGAAGATCGCGCTCGGCGAGCCGACATTGTAGGCATGCGCGCCGTCAGCGTAATGCACGAAGATACGGAACGACGAGCCGGGCGAGTTCGGCACGTTGATCTGCGCACCGATCTGGGCGCCGAAGCCGCCGCTGTTGGGACCGAAGATTGCTGCGGCACCGGAAAGCGTCGGGATCGAGCCGTCGAAGCTCTCGTCATAGCCGACGCGCACCCAGACAGCGCCCCAGCCCTGCGACACGCCGATCTTGGCGACGACGTCGGGCATGTAGCCTTCACCGGCCAGCGTGTCGTCTTCGAGCGAGATCGCGGCGAAGAAGCCGTTCGAGCCGTCGAAGCGATAGCCGATCAGGTGACGCTGCTGGTAGCCGTAATACATGCCACCCCAGGAGTGCGAACCGTAGTTGGACGGACCGCCATTCTTGGAGTCGGCCCAGAACGATTCGGTGTAACCCATGATCAGGCCGCCGAGTTCGATATAGGCCTGGTCGATCGAGGCCGGACCGTCAGAGGGGGTGCCCCAGGTCGACTGGATGCGGATGCGGCTGCGCAGCGAGCCCCACTCCGTCTCCTGGCGCGCGTCGATGTTGACGCGGGCACGGGTCGACTTCATCCAGCCATCGGCCGTAGTCGAGTCGTAGTAGCCGGTGGTGTCGCCGGCGATGCCCGGGCCCGAATCGGTGCGGTAGTTACCGGCGGCGATCTGGTACCAGACATAGCCCGAGATGCGCAGGCAGGTCTCGGTGCCGGGGATGTAGAAGAAGCCCGCGCCGTATGCGTCGCAGACGCGCACATATTCGACGGGTTCCGGCTCGGCGATGACGACAGCGTCGGCAGCGCGCGCACCGGAGACCGCGGCCAGGGCCGCGGCGGAGCCAAGAAGAAGGCTCTTGATTTTCATTTC contains:
- a CDS encoding porin produces the protein MKIKSLLLGSAAALAAVSGARAADAVVIAEPEPVEYVRVCDAYGAGFFYIPGTETCLRISGYVWYQIAAGNYRTDSGPGIAGDTTGYYDSTTADGWMKSTRARVNIDARQETEWGSLRSRIRIQSTWGTPSDGPASIDQAYIELGGLIMGYTESFWADSKNGGPSNYGSHSWGGMYYGYQQRHLIGYRFDGSNGFFAAISLEDDTLAGEGYMPDVVAKIGVSQGWGAVWVRVGYDESFDGSIPTLSGAAAIFGPNSGGFGAQIGAQINVPNSPGSSFRIFVHYADGAHAYNVGSPSAIFGPTAESYYGGSEWNVLVSYNHQFTATFGASVAFQWWNDLYYATTDALSGVDAWGAEVSLVWFPVQDFEVRAELHYDDVGAFRAPATPAPLDPDGTISGFLRFTRYF